One Mycoplasmopsis caviae DNA segment encodes these proteins:
- a CDS encoding NAD(P)/FAD-dependent oxidoreductase, producing MDKKEVKQFDVLIIGSGPAGLNAALYTSRANLSVAFIDNDIYGGKIQKTAKVDNYLGIEDVSGFDLAQKFYQHAIKYGAKHLYGKVVKINSINQNLQEAILENGDIIQAKKLIIASGMVNRKPSSVVNFDKFAHHISYCAICDGAIYKNRKVVVLGGGNSAVEEGTFLAKLCSQVSIITNQASFSAEKELISELEAQKNVDIYYNSELVALNGDESLSSVTISNKLTNKQTNIETDGFFVFIGFIPNQDAFKHLKITTKDGFVKTNEDMETKVKGIYAIGDIRDKKVRQIITAASDGAIASKHISDMLKD from the coding sequence ATGGACAAAAAAGAAGTTAAACAATTTGATGTCTTAATTATAGGCTCTGGTCCAGCAGGTCTTAATGCTGCTCTCTATACATCTCGTGCTAATTTATCAGTGGCATTTATTGACAATGACATCTATGGTGGCAAAATTCAAAAAACAGCCAAGGTAGACAACTACCTAGGTATCGAGGATGTTAGTGGTTTTGATTTGGCTCAAAAGTTTTATCAACATGCCATTAAATATGGAGCCAAACACCTTTATGGTAAAGTAGTTAAAATCAACTCAATTAACCAAAATCTACAAGAAGCAATTTTAGAAAACGGTGACATAATTCAAGCCAAAAAACTAATTATCGCTTCTGGTATGGTTAATAGAAAACCATCTTCAGTTGTAAACTTTGATAAGTTTGCTCATCATATAAGTTATTGTGCTATTTGTGATGGTGCCATTTATAAGAATCGCAAGGTTGTTGTTCTTGGTGGCGGTAATAGTGCAGTTGAAGAAGGAACATTTTTAGCAAAATTGTGTTCTCAAGTAAGCATTATTACAAATCAAGCATCTTTTAGTGCTGAAAAAGAGCTAATTAGTGAACTAGAAGCACAAAAAAATGTTGATATTTATTACAACAGCGAACTTGTTGCACTTAATGGAGATGAAAGTCTTAGTTCAGTTACTATAAGCAACAAGTTAACTAACAAACAAACAAATATTGAAACTGATGGCTTTTTTGTCTTTATTGGTTTTATACCAAACCAAGATGCATTCAAACATCTTAAAATAACTACTAAGGATGGCTTTGTTAAAACCAATGAAGATATGGAAACAAAGGTCAAAGGCATTTATGCAATTGGCGACATTAGAGATAAAAAAGTAAGACAAATTATTACAGCAGCATCTGATGGAGCAATAGCTTCTAAGCATATTAGCGATATGCTTAAGGATTAG
- a CDS encoding type I restriction-modification system subunit M: MNNKKELERRELHKTIWNMADQLRGAIDGWDFKSYVLGFLFYRYISEGLTQYINKDHRDALEEVNCASYETMTDEQAEGAKETIIKAKGYFIRPSELFINVAKNCDSHKEDLNELLQKAFNNIEASAIGTSSEKDIKGLFADINLTNTKLGNTVIEKNERLIKIIQNINSMNLGSFEDNTIDAFGDAYEFLMGMYAQNAGKSGGEFFTPQEVSELLAKLTLIDYSKAEKPFKNKVLRVYDPACGSGSLLLKFAKVLGAENVGGFYGQEINHTTYNLARINMFLHNVGFNKFEIALGDTLIKPDPGLDTRKPFEAIVSNPPYSIKWEGDNNPLLINDERFAPAGVLAPKSKADFAFLMHSLHYLKENGTAAIVIFPGTLYRSGAEAKIRKYLVEQNFVDSIIQLPDDLFFGTSISTCIIVFRKNKNDNNVLFVNASDLFERSGIKNKLTGSNIDKILTYIKDRKDFEGVTKLATYQEIVENNYDLSINTYIKKQEVKEKINIKELNQKIKETVSRIDVLRKEIDKIVEEIEGMNN, translated from the coding sequence ATGAACAACAAAAAAGAATTAGAAAGAAGAGAATTACACAAAACAATTTGAAATATGGCTGACCAATTGCGTGGTGCAATTGACGGTTGAGATTTCAAAAGTTATGTTTTAGGTTTCTTATTTTACAGATATATTTCTGAAGGTTTGACACAATATATTAATAAAGACCACCGTGATGCGTTAGAAGAAGTTAATTGTGCATCTTATGAAACAATGACAGATGAACAAGCAGAAGGTGCGAAGGAAACAATTATTAAGGCAAAAGGTTACTTTATTAGACCAAGTGAATTATTTATTAATGTTGCCAAAAATTGTGATTCACACAAAGAAGATTTAAATGAATTATTACAAAAAGCTTTTAATAATATTGAAGCATCGGCAATTGGTACATCAAGTGAAAAAGATATTAAAGGTTTATTTGCAGATATTAATTTAACAAACACTAAATTAGGCAATACGGTTATTGAAAAAAATGAAAGATTAATCAAAATAATTCAAAACATTAATTCAATGAATCTTGGTTCATTTGAAGATAATACAATTGATGCTTTTGGTGATGCATATGAATTTTTAATGGGTATGTACGCACAAAACGCAGGTAAGTCAGGTGGTGAATTTTTTACGCCTCAAGAAGTTAGTGAATTATTAGCTAAATTAACATTAATTGACTATTCAAAGGCTGAAAAACCATTTAAGAATAAAGTATTAAGAGTTTATGACCCTGCTTGTGGTTCAGGTTCATTGCTCTTAAAATTTGCAAAGGTTTTGGGTGCTGAAAATGTTGGTGGTTTTTATGGACAAGAAATCAACCATACAACATATAATTTAGCAAGAATTAATATGTTTTTACATAATGTTGGTTTTAATAAATTTGAAATTGCACTAGGTGACACATTAATCAAACCAGATCCTGGTCTTGATACAAGAAAACCTTTTGAAGCTATTGTATCTAATCCACCTTATTCAATTAAATGAGAAGGCGACAATAATCCTTTATTAATTAATGATGAGAGATTTGCTCCTGCCGGTGTATTGGCTCCAAAATCAAAAGCTGACTTTGCGTTCTTAATGCACTCATTACACTATCTAAAAGAAAATGGAACAGCAGCAATTGTTATATTCCCAGGCACTTTATATCGTAGTGGTGCTGAAGCGAAAATAAGAAAATATTTAGTTGAACAAAACTTTGTTGACTCAATTATTCAATTACCTGATGACTTGTTCTTTGGAACAAGTATTTCAACTTGTATTATTGTATTTAGAAAGAACAAAAACGACAACAACGTCTTATTTGTTAATGCTTCAGATCTTTTTGAAAGAAGTGGTATTAAAAATAAATTAACAGGGTCAAATATTGACAAAATTCTTACATACATTAAAGATAGAAAAGATTTTGAAGGTGTTACAAAATTAGCAACATACCAAGAAATTGTTGAAAACAATTATGATCTTTCAATCAATACATACATTAAGAAACAAGAAGTTAAGGAAAAGATAAACATTAAAGAACTTAATCAAAAAATTAAAGAAACAGTAAGCAGAATTGATGTTTTAAGAAAAGAAATTGATAAGATTGTTGAAGAAATTGAAGGAATGAATAATTAA
- a CDS encoding restriction endonuclease subunit S, with protein MSVNNFYLKDVTLVNNFKQIGADELEQLRVESGDVKLLPSSKNYDWYSTKKKVGSNLCEGEVITLGRARYANVKYWKGSFVSSNNIIVSSKDESKLLTKFLYYFLVEKLLCFYTTTSTYPKFDKNIFNRTKITIPPLEKQKEIVDKLDKFATLEAELKAELEARGKQYNHYRDQLLNCTTSNIFKNVIESERTVLITDLFNYERGKRLIKANRIKGDIPFVTAGHLNDGITEYISNEEKYLKIV; from the coding sequence ATGTCAGTCAATAATTTTTATTTAAAAGATGTTACATTGGTTAATAATTTTAAACAAATAGGAGCAGATGAATTGGAACAATTAAGGGTTGAATCGGGAGATGTAAAACTTTTACCTAGTTCAAAAAACTATGATTGATATTCAACAAAAAAAAAGGTTGGAAGCAATCTTTGTGAAGGTGAAGTTATTACACTCGGAAGAGCAAGATATGCAAATGTAAAATACTGAAAAGGTTCTTTTGTAAGTTCAAATAATATCATTGTATCATCAAAAGACGAGAGCAAACTATTAACGAAATTTCTTTATTATTTTTTAGTTGAGAAACTCCTTTGCTTTTATACAACAACTTCTACATATCCAAAATTTGATAAAAATATTTTTAATAGAACAAAAATAACAATTCCTCCTCTTGAAAAACAAAAAGAAATAGTTGACAAACTTGATAAGTTTGCTACACTAGAAGCGGAGCTGAAAGCGGAGTTGGAAGCAAGGGGGAAGCAATATAATCATTACCGAGACCAATTGTTAAATTGCACAACTTCAAATATATTTAAAAATGTTATTGAGAGTGAAAGAACAGTTCTAATAACAGATTTATTTAATTATGAACGTGGCAAAAGACTCATTAAGGCAAATAGAATTAAAGGTGATATTCCATTTGTAACGGCAGGACATTTAAATGATGGAATCACTGAATATATTTCAAATGAAGAAAAATATTTGAAAATTGTATAA
- a CDS encoding restriction endonuclease subunit S yields MFGNIFWRPYKFMCDDNIICLGSDFLNESNALYFVEKIKMTINKFDYSKQYRIKHLENHRISVSFIRNELDHKAINKVSLLLNMIWKYTNNLYAGLPNEIELRAKQYEYYRNLLLAPANLREREREHLLEIIFNEFSNLLDIVKKPKYYFTNTQKLWQIATFDKKFKDVEDYKQPETLKIHHLLASKMKKFEEKNGDVLLLSTGNYISYTKSEKVKEYLVDDEIISIQGGGSCNTTCNIKYYKGKFITADNRIFKSKDQSRVLTKYIYYYLKNIENEVINLYQGSGIKHPNMNKFLNLDITYPPLEEQKRIVEILDKFSTYAESNVEGLLAEIELRRKQYDYYRNLLLVSGICNK; encoded by the coding sequence ATGTTTGGTAACATTTTTTGAAGACCATATAAATTTATGTGTGATGACAATATAATTTGCCTAGGTTCAGATTTTTTAAATGAAAGCAATGCTCTCTATTTTGTTGAGAAAATCAAAATGACTATCAATAAGTTTGATTATTCAAAACAATATAGAATTAAACATCTTGAAAATCATAGAATTTCAGTTTCATTTATTAGAAATGAGTTAGACCATAAAGCAATAAATAAAGTTTCATTATTACTTAATATGATTTGAAAATACACAAACAATTTATATGCAGGTCTTCCAAATGAGATTGAGTTAAGGGCAAAACAATATGAATATTATCGCAATTTATTGTTAGCGCCAGCTAACCTGAGAGAGAGAGAGAGAGAGCACCTATTAGAAATCATATTTAATGAGTTTTCAAATTTGCTTGATATAGTTAAAAAGCCCAAGTACTACTTCACTAATACTCAAAAATTATGACAAATTGCAACTTTTGATAAAAAATTCAAAGATGTTGAAGACTATAAACAACCTGAGACATTAAAAATACATCATTTATTAGCTTCTAAAATGAAGAAATTTGAAGAAAAGAATGGAGATGTCTTATTATTATCAACAGGAAATTACATTTCATATACTAAAAGCGAAAAAGTAAAAGAATACCTAGTTGATGACGAAATTATTTCAATTCAAGGCGGTGGTTCTTGCAATACCACTTGTAATATAAAATATTACAAAGGAAAATTTATTACTGCTGACAATAGAATTTTTAAATCAAAAGACCAAAGCAGGGTTTTAACAAAATACATTTACTATTATTTGAAAAATATAGAGAATGAAGTAATAAACTTATATCAAGGTTCAGGTATTAAACACCCAAATATGAACAAATTTTTAAATCTTGATATTACATATCCGCCATTGGAAGAACAAAAAAGAATTGTTGAAATATTAGACAAATTCTCAACATATGCAGAAAGTAATGTTGAAGGTCTTTTAGCAGAAATTGAATTAAGAAGAAAACAATATGATTATTACAGAAATCTATTATTAGTATCTGGAATTTGTAATAAATAA
- a CDS encoding restriction endonuclease subunit S, whose product MRELKYYKIGEICDISRGKTYTKQYIANHSGKYPLYSSQTINNGVLGYISSYDFDGEYVTWTTDGVYAGTIFYRDKKFSLTTHCGLLSIKDKNIISPKFLSYILSINSKKYVNYASSNPNLTSNVMAEISIPVPPLEKQKEIVDKLDKFVTLEAELKAELEARGKQYNHYRDQLLNWTTPNIFKNVIESERTVLITDLFNYERGKRLIKANRIKGDIPFVTAGHLNDGISEYISNEEKIFENCITIDMFGNIFWRPYKFMCDDNIICLGSDFLNESNALYFVEKIKMTINKFDYSKQYRIKHLENHRISVSFIRNELDHKAINNVSLLLNTIWKYTNNLYAGLPNEIELRAKQYEYYRNLLLAPANLRERERERAPIRNHI is encoded by the coding sequence ATGAGAGAACTTAAATATTATAAAATTGGTGAAATATGTGATATTTCAAGAGGCAAAACATATACAAAGCAATATATTGCTAATCACTCCGGAAAATACCCACTTTATTCCTCACAAACCATAAATAATGGAGTTCTTGGTTACATTAGTTCTTATGACTTTGATGGCGAATATGTTACATGAACAACTGATGGAGTTTATGCAGGAACAATATTTTATAGAGATAAAAAATTCTCATTAACTACTCACTGTGGCTTATTATCAATAAAGGATAAGAATATAATTTCTCCTAAATTTTTATCATATATATTAAGTATTAATTCAAAAAAGTATGTTAATTATGCATCCTCTAATCCCAATTTGACAAGTAATGTTATGGCTGAAATATCAATACCTGTTCCTCCTCTTGAAAAACAAAAAGAAATAGTTGACAAACTTGATAAGTTTGTTACACTAGAAGCGGAGCTGAAAGCGGAGTTGGAAGCAAGGGGGAAGCAATATAATCATTACCGAGATCAATTGTTAAATTGAACAACTCCAAATATATTTAAAAATGTTATTGAGAGTGAAAGAACAGTTCTAATAACAGATTTATTTAATTATGAACGTGGCAAAAGACTCATTAAGGCAAATAGAATTAAAGGTGATATTCCATTTGTAACGGCAGGACATTTAAATGATGGAATCTCTGAATATATTTCAAATGAAGAAAAAATATTTGAAAATTGTATAACTATTGATATGTTTGGTAACATTTTTTGAAGACCATATAAATTTATGTGTGATGACAATATAATTTGCCTAGGTTCAGATTTTTTAAATGAAAGCAATGCTCTCTATTTTGTTGAGAAAATCAAAATGACTATCAATAAGTTTGATTATTCAAAACAATATAGAATTAAACATCTTGAAAATCATAGAATTTCAGTTTCATTTATTAGAAATGAGTTAGACCATAAAGCAATAAATAATGTTTCATTATTACTTAACACGATTTGAAAATACACAAACAATTTATATGCAGGTCTTCCAAATGAGATTGAATTAAGGGCAAAACAATATGAATATTATCGCAATTTATTGTTAGCGCCAGCTAACCTGAGAGAGAGAGAGAGAGAGAGAGCACCTATTAGAAATCATATTTAA
- a CDS encoding restriction endonuclease subunit S, translating into MLDIVEKPKYYFTNTQKLWQIATFDKKFKDVERYKQLETLKIHHFLASELEKFEDKDGDVLLLSTGNYISYTKSEKVKEYLVDDEIVSIQGGGSCDTTCNIKYYKGKFITADNRIFKSKDQSRVLTKYIYYYLKNIEDEVINLYQGSGIKHPNMNKFLNLDITYPPLDEQKRIVEILDKFSTYAESNVEGLLVEIELRSKQFNYYKDKLLEFN; encoded by the coding sequence TTGCTTGATATAGTTGAAAAGCCCAAGTACTACTTCACTAATACTCAAAAATTATGACAAATTGCAACTTTTGATAAAAAATTCAAGGATGTTGAAAGGTATAAACAACTTGAAACATTAAAAATACATCATTTCTTAGCTTCTGAATTAGAAAAATTTGAAGATAAAGACGGTGATGTTTTATTGTTATCTACCGGAAATTATATTTCATATACTAAGAGCGAAAAAGTAAAAGAATATCTAGTTGATGATGAAATTGTTTCAATTCAAGGTGGTGGTTCTTGTGATACAACATGCAACATCAAATATTACAAAGGTAAGTTTATCACTGCCGACAATAGAATTTTTAAATCAAAAGACCAAAGCAGGGTTTTAACAAAATACATTTACTATTATTTAAAAAATATAGAGGATGAGGTAATAAACTTATACCAAGGATCAGGCATTAAACACCCAAATATGAATAAATTTTTAAATCTTGACATTACATACCCACCGTTGGATGAACAAAAAAGAATTGTTGAAATATTAGACAAATTTTCAACTTATGCAGAAAGCAATGTTGAAGGTCTTTTAGTAGAGATTGAATTAAGAAGCAAACAATTTAACTATTACAAGGATAAATTACTAGAGTTTAATTAA
- a CDS encoding type I restriction endonuclease subunit R has product MEKLQLVMAHDDWTVVDEYKPKGEIRTEIQSEEELENELINKLVGNGYQRVFIHSPNELLSNLKEQIEKLNEYKFSNDEWKRFLCEYLINEKDTVADKTRKIQEDYIYSLQRDNGTVKNIKIIDKQNINNNFLQVINQYTPKDSNYKNRYDVTILVNGLPLVHIELKRRGRKLSEAFYQIERYKNESFWSDNGLYNYAQIFVISNGTQTKYYSNNTREQIHKDNKESKKTVKVINKNAFKFAMDWTTSKNEHIEQLLDFADTFLSKRTLLRILTKYCVFTVDKELFVMRPYQIVATERIINKINYGLQNNIKDRKEVSGYIWHSTGSGKTLTSFKTSQLAKELNGIDKVLFIVDRNDLDYQTLKEYEKFQSGSIASTVNTSDLANKLKSDDLKNKIVITTIQKMSIMINKFKAHEVYGKKVVLIFDECHRSQAGEMHRKIVQKFKNYFLFGFTGTPIWTERPFSAHKTTESLFGAELHRYTMFDAIKDKNVLPFKVSNADTIKLKNDDKLEQIKTDAKRVDEEEVLNSPERIEKNVTYILNNYSTLTRKNKTHSMKVISNVDELSKQKKSDIMSKGLIKAKRKILTKSGFNAMFATSNIDAAIKYYDEFKKQLCQPKGNKSHNYNNDNFKIAMIYSYTPNSPEFISKVSEKQLTQYETFDVDNTSTIGLDETQRESLERAIADYNNYFNTSYDSRDSFYNYYKDVSMRVKNMEIDLLIVVNMFLTGFDAPTLNTIFLDKFLFKHNLIQAFSRTNRVFNNNKPYGVVVTFRNINDVISEAVRMFSGSVENPNILIKTFNEYYEDGFRENGKEYMSYKTLVLNFIEKYKSDLSCESFFTTINEKKQYIRLYNEILKRKNLLKAFDEFQDEKTRIISDYQYQEYSGIYNKLKDEITEYTRTDRISIIDDVEFETDLIKVEAIDIEYILNKVYEWSQNQDTKKNKTDNSTQEKMEINQQKLFDNLKKDLLVHVNASPFLRKKSELIIKFLEKINAGDSYYTIVDSFYELGNQAVLSKIKEIAKKFDSKEEDLIDFMKKSFERNEISNEGVEFTKLLQTKGLFSKPNDVLKKSNELFENLKEIYLEYDEFQNDFTSLTKKK; this is encoded by the coding sequence ATGGAAAAGCTTCAACTAGTTATGGCTCACGATGATTGAACTGTTGTTGATGAATATAAGCCAAAGGGTGAAATTCGTACTGAAATACAATCTGAGGAAGAATTAGAAAACGAATTAATTAACAAGTTGGTCGGTAATGGTTATCAAAGAGTTTTTATTCACTCTCCTAATGAACTCCTTTCAAATTTAAAAGAACAAATTGAAAAACTAAATGAGTATAAATTTTCAAATGACGAGTGAAAGAGATTTCTTTGTGAATATTTAATAAATGAAAAAGACACCGTTGCTGATAAGACAAGAAAAATACAAGAAGATTACATTTATTCATTGCAAAGAGACAATGGAACAGTAAAGAATATAAAAATTATTGATAAGCAAAATATTAACAATAATTTTCTTCAAGTAATAAATCAATATACTCCAAAAGATTCAAATTATAAAAATAGGTATGATGTTACTATTTTAGTTAATGGTCTTCCATTAGTTCATATTGAATTAAAGAGAAGAGGTAGAAAACTTAGTGAGGCTTTTTATCAAATTGAGAGATATAAGAATGAATCATTTTGAAGTGATAATGGTTTATATAATTATGCTCAAATCTTTGTTATAAGTAATGGGACACAGACAAAATATTATTCAAATAATACGAGAGAACAAATTCACAAAGATAATAAAGAATCTAAAAAAACAGTAAAAGTTATTAACAAAAATGCATTTAAGTTTGCAATGGATTGAACCACATCAAAAAATGAACATATTGAGCAATTATTAGATTTTGCAGACACATTTTTATCAAAAAGAACCTTGTTAAGGATTCTTACTAAATATTGTGTATTTACTGTTGACAAAGAACTTTTTGTAATGAGGCCTTATCAAATTGTCGCTACTGAAAGAATAATTAACAAAATAAATTATGGACTTCAAAACAACATAAAGGACAGAAAAGAAGTTTCTGGTTATATATGGCACTCAACAGGTTCAGGAAAAACACTAACTAGTTTCAAAACCTCGCAATTAGCAAAAGAGTTAAATGGCATTGATAAGGTATTATTTATTGTTGATAGAAATGATTTGGATTACCAAACATTAAAAGAATATGAAAAATTTCAATCCGGCTCAATAGCATCAACAGTTAACACAAGTGATTTGGCTAATAAACTTAAATCAGATGATTTAAAAAACAAAATTGTTATTACAACCATTCAAAAAATGAGCATAATGATTAACAAATTTAAAGCACATGAAGTTTATGGCAAAAAGGTTGTTTTAATTTTTGACGAGTGTCATAGATCACAAGCCGGTGAAATGCACAGAAAAATTGTGCAAAAGTTTAAGAATTATTTTCTCTTTGGATTTACAGGAACTCCAATATGGACTGAAAGGCCTTTTAGTGCACACAAAACAACAGAATCACTATTTGGTGCAGAGTTACATAGGTACACAATGTTTGATGCTATAAAAGATAAGAATGTTTTGCCATTCAAAGTTTCAAATGCGGATACTATAAAATTAAAAAATGATGATAAACTAGAACAAATAAAAACCGATGCTAAGAGAGTAGATGAAGAAGAAGTTTTGAATAGTCCTGAAAGAATAGAAAAAAATGTTACCTACATTCTTAATAACTATTCAACATTAACAAGAAAAAACAAAACCCATTCAATGAAAGTTATTTCTAATGTTGATGAATTAAGTAAGCAAAAGAAAAGTGACATTATGTCAAAAGGATTAATTAAAGCTAAGAGAAAAATTTTGACAAAAAGTGGTTTCAATGCGATGTTTGCAACATCAAACATTGATGCAGCTATTAAATATTATGATGAGTTTAAAAAGCAATTGTGTCAACCAAAAGGAAATAAATCTCACAATTATAATAATGATAATTTTAAGATTGCTATGATTTATAGCTATACTCCAAATTCACCCGAGTTTATTTCAAAGGTTAGTGAAAAACAATTAACTCAATATGAAACATTTGATGTAGATAATACATCAACAATTGGTCTAGATGAAACCCAAAGAGAATCATTAGAAAGAGCAATTGCTGACTATAACAATTATTTTAACACTAGTTATGATTCAAGAGATAGCTTTTATAATTACTACAAAGATGTAAGTATGAGAGTTAAGAATATGGAAATTGACTTACTAATTGTTGTTAATATGTTTTTAACAGGTTTTGATGCACCAACACTTAACACGATATTTTTAGATAAATTTTTATTTAAACACAATTTGATTCAAGCGTTTTCAAGAACTAACAGAGTATTTAATAACAATAAGCCGTATGGCGTAGTTGTAACATTTAGAAACATTAATGATGTCATTTCAGAAGCAGTTAGAATGTTTTCAGGTTCAGTTGAAAATCCTAATATTTTGATTAAGACATTTAATGAATACTATGAAGATGGTTTTAGAGAAAATGGTAAGGAATACATGAGTTATAAAACATTAGTTTTAAACTTTATTGAAAAATACAAAAGCGATTTATCATGTGAATCATTTTTTACGACTATTAATGAAAAGAAACAATATATTAGATTGTATAATGAAATTTTAAAGCGTAAAAATCTCTTAAAAGCTTTTGATGAATTCCAGGATGAAAAAACAAGAATTATTAGTGATTATCAATATCAAGAATATAGTGGTATATACAATAAATTAAAAGATGAAATTACTGAATACACAAGAACAGATAGAATATCAATTATTGATGATGTTGAGTTTGAAACTGATTTAATTAAGGTTGAAGCAATTGACATTGAATATATACTTAACAAGGTTTATGAATGATCACAAAACCAAGATACAAAAAAGAATAAAACTGATAATAGTACACAAGAAAAAATGGAAATTAATCAGCAAAAATTATTCGATAATCTAAAGAAAGATCTTTTGGTTCATGTCAATGCATCTCCATTTTTAAGAAAGAAAAGTGAATTAATTATTAAGTTTTTGGAAAAAATTAATGCAGGAGATTCATACTACACAATTGTAGATTCATTTTATGAACTAGGAAACCAAGCTGTACTTTCAAAAATCAAGGAAATTGCTAAGAAATTTGATTCAAAAGAAGAGGATTTAATTGATTTTATGAAAAAATCATTTGAAAGAAATGAAATATCAAATGAAGGTGTTGAATTTACTAAATTATTGCAAACAAAGGGACTTTTTTCAAAACCTAATGATGTTCTTAAAAAATCTAACGAACTGTTTGAAAATTTGAAAGAAATTTATTTAGAGTATGACGAATTCCAAAATGACTTTACATCATTAACTAAAAAGAAATAA